One genomic window of Solanum stenotomum isolate F172 chromosome 9, ASM1918654v1, whole genome shotgun sequence includes the following:
- the LOC125875833 gene encoding transcription factor PAR1 codes for MESSCEESSAIVATFSRKDKRMTQNVSKRQKRRRESGYIVNNNNEEEEEVEEKILALQKIIPGGKTLGVDMLFEETAGYILQLQCQVKALKVLASFVEGNDKQRMKLGG; via the coding sequence ATGGAGAGTAGTTGTGAAGAATCAAGTGCAATAGTAGCcacattttcaagaaaagataaGAGGATGACTCAAAATGTGTCTAAAAGGCAAAAAAGAAGGAGAGAAAGTGGCTAtattgttaataataataatgaagaagaagaagaagtggaagAAAAGATCTTGGCATTGCAAAAAATAATACCAGGAGGAAAAACACTTGGAGTTGATATGCTATTTGAAGAAACTGCTGGCTATATTTTGCAATTGCAATGTCAAGTTAAAGCACTCAAAGTTCTTGCTAGCTTTGTTGAAGGAAATGACAAACAAAGGATGAAGCTTGGAGGTtaa